The Synchiropus splendidus isolate RoL2022-P1 chromosome 1, RoL_Sspl_1.0, whole genome shotgun sequence genome includes a window with the following:
- the cltrn gene encoding collectrin — protein sequence MLEKLGFLLFLWTALADPLCEPGASNAYKVRLSIKTALGDDAYTWNQHERYFFRSTIAFAMRKHFPERLFQESNVVICDETPRVSFWFVVTSPDDTTQLVQKSHLETALRKSRQRINSAFLLDDYTLEFIGISPTLAPPVTHDTPPWLIVFGVVMGLVVVGIVVLLVGSHIQKTRKKTEKPSIEEYPGETRQRRMENGNNGVYNVSFLDEEGNTHM from the exons ATGTTGGAAAAGCTCGGCTTCTTGTTATTTTTGTGGACTGCTTTGGCAGACCCTCTCTGTGAACCAG GCGCTTCAAATGCATACAAAGTCCGACTCAGCATCAAAACAGCTCTGGGAGACGACGCT TACACCTGGAACCAGCATGAGAGGTACTTCTTCCGCTCGACGATCGCATTTGCCATGAGGAAACACTTTCCTGAACGGCTCTTCCA AGAGTCCAACGTGGTCATCTGTGATGAGACACCCAGAGTCTCCTTCTGGTTTGTGGTGACATCACCGGACGACACTACCCAACTGGTCCAAAAATCCCACTTGGAGACCGCGCTCAG AAAATCCAGACAGCGCATCAACAGCGCTTTCCTGCTGGATGATTATACTCTGGAGTTCATTGGCATCTCGCCCACTCTTGCACCACCAGTCACCCACGACACCCCTCCATGGCTCATAGTTTTTGGGGTGGTCATGGGACTCGTTGTGGTTGGAATCGTTGTGTTGCTGGTGGGCTCGCACATTCAGAAGACACG gaagaagacagagaaacCCAGCATTGAAGAATATCCTGGAGAAACCAGACAAAGAAGAATGGAAAACGGGAACAATGGTGTTTACAACGTGTCATTCTTAGATGAagaaggaaacacacacatgtga